A window of Ictidomys tridecemlineatus isolate mIctTri1 chromosome 1, mIctTri1.hap1, whole genome shotgun sequence contains these coding sequences:
- the Smim3 gene encoding small integral membrane protein 3: protein MDAISQSPMEAVLPKHILDIWAIVLIILATIVIMTSLLLCPATAVIIYRMRTHPVLSGAV from the coding sequence ATGGATGCCATCAGCCAATCCCCCATGGAAGCTGTGCTTCCCAAGCACATCCTGGATATCTGGGCCATTGTCCTCATCATCCTGGCCACCATCGTCATCATGACCTCCTTGTTGCTGTGTCCAGCCACTGCCGTCATCATCTACCGCATGCGGACTCACCCAGTGCTCAGTGGGGCTGTTTGA